In Labrus mixtus chromosome 9, fLabMix1.1, whole genome shotgun sequence, the DNA window agacagagatttCTCAGGAAAAGGATACATTTCAGAACATGATGAAAACCTGTGAAGAGGACATAAGAGGGCTTAGGGAGCAGATCCAGACTAAAGATGACCAGCTGGCCACCTTAAAACAAGAGGGCTCCAAACAATCTGACAAGCTACAAGAAGAGATCAAATGTCTCTCAAAACAACTTGCCGATATGGGCGAGTCTCTCACAAAGGCCGAGGAGCAGGTTCACACCCAGGTAGCTGTGCTTtccaaacaggaagaagagaatGCTCATCAGATGCAGCATCTGTCAGCTTCTGAAGAAGAGGTGAGGAAAATGAAACTGGAGATCCAAGCGAAAGAGGAACAGATGACACTGCTGGAGACTGAGAGCTCAGAGCAGAAGGAGCAACTAAATCAAGGGATgcaagatttaaagaaacaggtTGAAAATCTTTGTTCCACTCTAGGGGAAGCTGAGGGAAACTTGCAATCCAAGGAAAATCTGTTTGCCGAACAACAACTACAGAGCACCCAAGCAATGGAGGCGCTTCAGACGCAGATGGTGGCATCTCAAGATGAGGTGAAGAGGCTAAATTTGGAGATTCTTGCTAAGGAGGAACAGCGAATTCTGCTGAAAACTGAGTCCTCGTCACACTCAGAAGGGCTACAGAATGTAATACAAACTCTCAGGGACCAAGTTCAAAGTTTGAATGAATCTCAGAAAACTACAATGGAGCAGTTACAGGCTAAAGGAGACCTGTTGTctcagaaagagacagagatttCTCAGGAAAAGGATACATTTCAGAACATGATGAAAACATGTGAAGAGGACATAAGAGGGCTTAGGGAGCAGATCCAGACTAAAGATGACCAGCTGACCACCTTAAAACAAGAGGGCGCCAAACAATCTGACAAGCTACAAGAAGAGATCAAATGTCTCTCAAAACAACTTGCCGATATGGGCGAGTCTTTCACAAAGGCAGAGGAGCAGGTTCACACCCAGGTAGCTGTGCTTtccaaacaggaagaagagaatGCTCATCAGATGCAGCGTCTGTCAGCTTCTGAAGAAGAGGTGAGGAAAATGAAACTGGAGATCCAAGCGAAAGAGGAACAGATGACACTGCTGGAGACTGAGAGCTCAGAGCAGAATGAGATACTAAATCAAGGGATccaagatttaaagaaacaggtTGAAAATCTTTGTTCCACTCTAGGGGAAGCTGAGGGAAACTTGCAATCCAAGGAAAATCTGTTTGCTGAACAACAACTACGGAGCACCCAAGCAATGGAGGCGCTTCAGACGCAGATGGTGGCATCTCAAGATGAGGTGAAGAGGCTAAATGCGGAGATTCTTGCTAAGGAGGAACAGCGAATTCTGCTGAAGACTGAGTCCTCGTCACACTCTGAAGGGCTACAGCAGGAGATTGAAAATCTgagtcaacaaataaaaactgtgacCACTACTCTTGAGCTAGCCAAGGACCAGGTTCAAGCCAAAGAAGACATGATGGCCAAGCAGGAACAGGAGAGCACTTTGCAGATTGAAGCACTCAGAAAGCACATTTCCCTCCTTGAGGGGGAGGTTAATCAGCTAAGGGAGGAAATGCAAACTAAAAAGGCTGAGGTAGAGATCCTAAAGACACAAAGTTGCAAGGAGTCTCAGGAACTACAGGATGAAATACAAACTCTCCAGGTCCAAGTTCAAAGTTTGACTGAATCTCTGAAAACTTCAATGGAGCAGCTGCATGCCAAAGAACACCTGCTGACTCAGAAAGAAATGGAGATTTCAGATGCAAGTTGTAAATTTCAAAACATGGTGAAAACCTGTGAAGAGGAGATACGAGGACTGAGTGAGCAGATCCGGACTAAAGATGAACAACTGACTACAGTAAAACAAGAGGGCTCTAAACATTCAGACATGCTAAAGCAAGAGATGGAATGTCTTAAAAACCAACTAGCTGATATGGGTGAGTCTCTCTCAAAGGCTGAGGAGCAGGTGGAGACTCAGCTAACTGTGCTTTccaaaaaggaagaagagattGCTCGTCACAAGGAACTTCTCTTGGCTTCTGAAGAAAAGGCTAGGAAGATAAAAGAGGAGGTACAATCTAAGGAGCAACAGATGATGCAGCTGAAGACTGAGAGTTCAGAACAGTCAGATTTGTCACACCAAGAGATCTTAACTTTAAAGACGCAGCTGGAGACTCTTGGCTCCTCATTGACGAAGACCAACGAGGATATACGATCCAAGGAAGATCGGTTGGCTCGACAACAACTTGAAAATACTCAACAGAAGGAGGCCCTCCAAGGTCTGCAGGAGAAAGTCAAACAAGTGGAGattctgcaggaacagatgaaTTCACGTGAAGAAGAGATTCACAAACTAAGAGAATcacagagtgagaaagagagccTTCTTCTCAGGGCTGAGGAGAAGCTTCAGATCCTCGAGACAGAGCTGTCTGCTGCCAACACGCTTCTATCGGATAAAGACCAAAATCTGGTCACTCTCAGGGAAGAGGTTGCTGCCCAAGCTAActtggttcaaaaaacaaaagaggaatcTGAAGCCAATGACAAACGGATGGCTGAGATTAAAGGGGAGAGCTCCAGACAGACAGATTTTCTGCAACACGAGATCCAGGATCTAAAAGGGGACTTGGAAACGATTACTCAAAAACTTCTGGCCAAAGAACAGATGTTACACGAAACTCAACAGGAAGCTTCTCGGCAAATAGAAGTCCTCCAGAAACAGCTTGTCTCAGTAAAAACAGAGACCAACGCTGCACAGGAGCTACAGGTTGAAACTGTAAAGGAAAAAGAGGCTCTTGTTCAGGAAAAAGAAGCACTCATGTCCCGGATACTCCAGGCTGAAATGGGCCGGAAAGTTCTTGAGACACAACTTGAAGCCACGGAGAGGGAGAACCTAGCTTCTCGTAAACTGGAATCTGCACTACAGAAGGAGCTGGAATTATTGAAATTGGAAAAAGACAAATtattgaaagagagagaaaaagctgaTGAAGCTGAGATGCTAAGGCGTGACCTGCAGGAACAGCTCTCGGCTAAAACAGAGGCTGTCGAACACTACAAAGCACAGGTTAGTGTGTCCACAAACACAATTCAGTTTCACTACTTGTATTGTTGAACATATCATTTAGATATTGGAAGAACTTTTCCTTTGCATACTTGATTGCATTATCAGACCATCTCGAAAGAGTGCTCATTGCTTGatactaaaatgtgttttatgctGATGATGCCACAGATGGAGAAGGCAGTGAGTTTCTACAATGGCAAGAAGCAGCTTCTGCAGGAAAGCCAAGATCAGGTGGCCGAACTCAAGAACTCCTTGGAGGGTAAAGAGCGGGAAGTCAAAGCCGTTACCGTGGAGAACAAGATACTTCAACTGGATCTGGAGAAGGTCCAAAACAATGAGAAGAAAATGAGTAGCAAAGTGGCCAGTTTGGAGGCACAGGTTAGTATTGTTTATAGAAACATTATAACTGAATATAGAGGGCATGAACACACAACTGGAACACTTAATTTGTAGTTACTAGTaaagacaaattacatttaAGTCCAAGAACAGCAACAGAAAACTTGCATTTCATGTTGAAGTGTATCTCTGTATCTTTATACATTTAGCTGGCCTTTGCTGACCGTAACCTGCGAGCACAAAATAAGATTCATGGAACTGAAAGAAGTGCAACAGAGCCCTGTTACTTGGAGATTCCCAGTGGACACTCAAGTGTTCATACTAGAGCAGAAGTGAGGAGGGTCATGAGCTCTGACAGCCTGGACCAGAGCTCTCTGGAGGACTCCCTGAACACCACAAGGTAAAAAACATCtaatgtttctctttctttaaggCTGTGACAATCATGTCATCAAGAAACCTTGGATATTGAGGGCAGTGTGTAAAGACAAATCTGACGTTAAATCCGTCTgccacagttttaaaaaaattatttttccAGTTCTCTATAAATTCACAACGTAATCCTTTTGTTTGATATTGAAATAGTTTGATATAAATCTACATAACTAAAATTCATCTCGACCGAACAAAGGAGGTTCCATTGATTTAATGACATTCCTAAATATGGCTGTTTTCGCCTGTTcctcaaacaaaataaatctttagaaaaGTAAAGGAAACAATGACAAGAGCATTGACAATTCAATGTGAGTTGCAAAGTAGGAAAATGTGATTGTAATCTAATACTTTCACTTGTTTCTGACCTCTGCAGGAAACTGTCTGCACCTGGTGAATCAAGCACACCGCTTGTTCGCAGTTCGGAGCGCTTGGCATCCAAACGTCAAGgcctgcaggctgagtcactagAAACCCTGTACTTCACACCAATAAACAACAAGCAGATCAACAGGTATGTCCCACTGTTGTGGCAGACTTGGTGTTTcatacattacattttaaagcagaGGCTGTAGAAGAAGAGGgttcttttaaagctttaaattgCTTTCTTCCTTGCGTATTCTGTTATCTTGAATTTTATTCTAGTGTATTGTATTTTTCGTCCCATAGGACTGGTACAGAACACAGAATGGAATTTGATTCGTCCTGTAAAAACCCAACTTCATCGGTCAAACGACGCAGGACCACACAGGTTATTAACATCACCCTGACAAAGGTGGAGGAAACTCACTTGCACTCTAATTGCATGTTTTGCCATTTCACAAAAATGCACAGTGTTGAATGTGCTTTATTTGGGATATCAAAGCTGTTTCTTTCCTGTCATTCATATTTGGTGTAATAGATAAGGACATTATCTTTCTAGTTTAAAACAAGTTACACTTTACTGGTTGTTGCAAGCACTTCTCTTCTCATTACATGGCAGTAGTTtgaaaaatcattcaaatgtttgaacTCTTGAACTGTAGAAAACTCCGGGCGGCAGTGGTGACGGTGATGAGACTTTCTACAGTCTGGCTTCAGCACGCTCCCAGCCAAACCTCTCCGGTGCCCACTCTGCCCGACCTGTGTCTACAGAGCTGTTTGAAACTCCTGCCAAAATGACCGGCGCAGCTAGCGACCAGCTCATTGGTCTTCCAGGGTACAGAAGGAGCACAATTCACTCACAGCGTAAGTGGACACACACGGTATGGTTTGTAACATAGAAGCAGGGCTGcaactgacaatttttttttttttttactatttatcAGTCAGCTGAATATTTTCTCCTTCAATTCGTTGGTCTACAAGTACACCTGAAAACCATAAAAGGCAGATATCaggatttttcttcttttgagaaaaatgtattattggCCCATGGAATATTCCTGCATTCAACACTAGAGCAGCAAACGTGCTGCACTGCCCTCTATTTCCACTATctttttcttaataaaaaaaaggaactggaAAACTGGAACTGTCAACAGCATgtgcatttaaatattttattggtGCAGAGAAAAGCTCAGCAATTCCACTGAGATTCAGTTCTTGAATGCTGACTTTTCAAGGGGGCCCTATCTAAAAGTGTATGTATTGTAAAGGATCCCAGATAGGTtataagattaactttattgtcccaatGGGAAATTTGTCTATACAGTGTCAGCAACTTATTATATTTCAAAGggtctgtgtttaacttcatgcttattttatttttatttgactgtctTCAGCAACAGGCACATTCTGTGTGGGGGCAGAGAACGAACCAGATGGTGGACCTGATGATTGGATGAGGCTCGCTGAGCTTCAGGCAAGGAACAAAGCCTGCCTCCCTCATCTAAAGAGCAGCTACCCTCTGGAGTTTGATGTAAGTGGAGGAGAagcttaaacaaacacacactgcaggcaTAAAGTTGTATTTACACATATTTTCTTAATTGGCAGTCAGAATGATACTAAATTTGAAACTTTTAATACATGGGGATGGCTATAGCTCCAGACAAATACATATTAATACATAATGACCACTCTTAAAGACGGATATCTGAGGATTAACTTTTGTGCACCATCCCCAAATGGGTTTGGTAGGACAAATACCCCCAGAcaggtaataataataattaatacattttatttataagcacttttcaaaactcaaagacactgtacaattgttaaaaaacagaaagaacagcacagtaaggacagactaacacattgcaacattacacacaaatcataaagataacaacaataaaggtaaaactacagaaaatacatcacaatcatacattaaaagcttgtttaaagaggtgagttttgctaagtgatttgaaagtaggagggtcggtgcagtgttgaatgtgtgtagggaatgagttccagagggagggggcagctatggagaaggctctgtccaCCCAGGTTTGGTGCTtggttctaagagggggagatagCAGGTTGGCTTTTGAAGAACAGCggctgcgtgcaggagtgtgagggtgaaggagagccgtgaggtaggagggggcctggtggttaagggctttatgtgtgaggagaaggattttgaattggatacgGTAAGGGACATGGAGTCAGTGGAGATTTTGCGTtacaggggtgatgtgttcgCATGTTCAGGTGTGGGTGAAAAGGGCgtgcagcagagttttggaTGTATTGAAGTTTATTAAGGACTTTGGATGATGTGCCGAAAAGGATGCTATTGCAATAGTCGAGTCTGGATGTGATGAATGCATGGCTtagtgtttcagcagcagaaaatgagAGTAGTGGACGGAGGCGAGCTATGTTTTTGAGGTGAAAGAAGGCGGTTCTTGTGAGCTGGGTGATGTGGTGATCAAAGGAGAGCTGGCTGTCAAAGATGACTCCAAGATTGCGGAtatgaggggagggggagagagtggagtTGTCTGTTGTGAATGGAATTGGTGAGGGATTTGGGGCCGATGATTATTATGTCCGATTTTGCATAGTTGAGAGAGGAAGTTGGTGtgcatccatgtttttatttcattgaggcAGTTTGTCAGTATATAAGTATATGATGAACAGGAGGGGACCAAGTACCGAACCCTGGGGGACGCCTTGGGACAAAGGAGCTatggaggaggagcagtttGATAAATTTACTTTCCTGTTATTAacaatgaacacacacttaaatatacCACTAGTAGAAAGGTGCTGGCCCAACCATCAGTCGCTATTTGGGCTTCAGTGTCTCACTCACGAAATGTTGCctgttgtaaaacatttaaaagcagtttaaaatatgttttgagttttaaattattcagatttttttcttattattattttcctgtTGGTGTAATGAGTTTCCTCCTTGTCTGTTCCTCTAGGCGGGCAATGTCGGTCCTTACCGCTTCACAGACGAAGAACTCCGTATGGGCGACCCGTCTGACACAATCCGTCGGGCGTCCATGATGCCTGGCCAGCTGCAAGACTCTCTCACCTCCCATCGACACTCGATCATGTTGGGACACTCGGCAGCAGCAGCCAATACTCGCTCACACCGTCTGTCTCTGATGCCAGGACAGCTGCCATCTAGAACTGTCAGCTCCTCTCAGCTGAGAAGCCCGAATGGCTCGAAGCGGTCTGCATCTACTCTGTCTGTTCATCAGATGTCACCAGAGGTTGGTTTGCATTAGCATGTATAGGGACACATGATACATTCTGTGTTACTTATTGTCTGAGCCACAGTGAATACAGTATATCTCCTATTAACTTCTATATTAGCTTTTaacaatgtatttttgtatttaaaggctttatatatttttcacacttaaatgtaatataaatcaagtatatcctctgaaaataactctgagtcatgactgtctacaatgggtgtaacacccgagtcccactgtctgtgatgctttccgagttttccgagtcctatcttcagtttgtttacatcgccaggatggccggctgactcatcccctcgtgtataaaagttgtttaattgagggactagagaaaagaacaataacatactgtactcactgcttaattgaatgtcacgtaagcatttctagatcacgctcatttcaggtaaatttacatgcaatgtgaggatacaagcataataaagatcgctagcattagcatgctaacacaacaatgcagcgcaagttgttttggtttcatgctggtgctcaagggtgacatctgctggatcaaaaaatcgcatataaagcctttaatcttTACACTTTTCCTTCAAATGTTTGAACTTTAGTCCTCAAGACTTACTGTTTAACAAAACCTATTGTTACTGTACAGTGTATCTTTGTCATAATATCTTTGCCTGTCTCTGTAATTCTCTAAAGATCAGAGCATAAATGAGAGCATGCTCGTTTTCCAGTCATTGGACAAATGTTGTAAAATGGTtttaaggttgttgttttttttgggggggggggaagataCATTGACATGTTTATTTCTCATACTGTTTGCCTTTCTTtcctgaaatgtgaaatgtctttccctGTCTTCTTCTCACAGAAAAAGGTGAAGGCCAGCTGCTTCCCTCGTCCTCTAACTCCCAAAAACAAGAACGTGATCAATGGGTCGTCCAGCTCTCAGCTTCGCCCTGCTCTAAGTCCCgtaagtgaaataaaaaaggagtcAGAGTCAAAATAGTTATCTTCATTTTGTCATGTAACCCTTTACAGTatgtgttcttttttgtttttctaacacttctACAGGCTGACCGGAGAGAGTCTATGATGTTCTCTATCGAAAACACCCCTAAAAACAGCAGCTACCTGAAGAAAGGGCTGAACAAACTGCGTGGCTCCACTCGAAAATCTCCAGGCAAAAGTTCTAAAAAGTCTCCTGCTCAAACATCCTCTCGTAAGGGCCAGGAGAACAAACCATCAGGAAATCCTCGCGCTAGGGTCGGAGGGGCCGGCAGACTAGGCAGCTTCAAGTCACCCCAGGTGGCAACCAAAGGACAGAGAAAGTCTCCACGAGCAACCAGCTCCACTGCAAAGTCCCCTGGGCTGACTTCAAGTGCTCGCAAGGtacgagacacacacagaaaaatccATTCAGgaaattaaaagacacaaataatcATGTTTAAGGTCGGCTGTGGAGTTTTCTCCTTCAGCACGTCTATGCACATGTAACCATACTCCTTGTTGTGTAGTGGCAGCAGGTCTGATGGAGAATCTCTGTCAACTGATAACCTAACAGCAGCAGATTATGGAGATTATGTAGTTCACTTACATGTCACCCTattacagatttaaaatgttaaagagaAAGGAGAGCCTGTCTTTCATGTGGTTTTTCACCATGTAAGATATGATAATAGCCAactttttgtgtgaaaatgtggctttatgtgtgtttgtgccttcaCTGAAGACAACTACAGTATACTATACAGCTGAGCCTTGTCATAATctcaaaaatgttattttaacagAAATACACACTTAGTTCAACAATTAACATTCACCATTGAACTAAGTTAGATAAAGTAGAAATACTGCACAATAGGAAAGAGGAAGTGCTTGAAAGATGTTGCTTCATGACATCTCAGTAACTGCTGAATTTGgacgctgttttttttccagaagcATGTGACTATAAATGAAGAAAATTTTACGGGAAGTCTTAAAAGGTCAATATTAttcagtacatttattttaaatttagctTTTGGGTTATTGCGTCTTTCCACTGGCTGCTTTACCGGTCACAACTTTATGTCATAACTACTAATGGTGTGTTCATTTCTTATTACCACGTAAAGGGTGTCCACATGTCTCTGTATATACCAACACTACACACTGGCAGCACTTGGTTTCAGCTTTAATTAAAGGTTTTAGTAATTGGTTTTCTTCTTACTATTTCTGAGATCTtatgtttattcttttttttttctccacagatGATGAGCAGGATGAAGGTGTGAGGACTGGTTTCTAAACTGGAGTGGTGATCTTTTAAGGTTCTACGTTGTATCAATTTTTAACAATCACaatcacttttttcattttattgtataTCTGGAGTTTTTAAATCTTgtcttaatctgtttttttttcttctctgtattatatttacatgtttgtcaataaaaagaTTGAAATGACACATTGTGGTAAGATTGTGCCTTTGAACTGAACATACCCCCACGGATAATTCCACAATTAGCTCTATAAATCAAATGTTCATGGTACTCATGGTTATAGTTGGGAGCCAGGTAAAAGCAGAGTCTCCTCTTTAGTGGGTTGTTCAGAGCAAATCTACTGAACGCATTTAAGTAGAGACGATCTTACAAAAATTGTTTTCAAATTGAGCAAGCTCATTCTCCTTAAAcgaacaaatacaaaaattgCCACGTGtgatatttaaataaacaaaacatgattcatttatttttatggttttaactTATGGACTTCAAAagatttgtatgtgtgtttttaaaacggGACCTGAACAACTTGTAGTTGAACATCTGCATAATGtcaacatttttctattttaaaggtAATCAGTGCTCGATTTTTGATGAAGGTTGGTAAAGGGTAAAATGCGTCTTCAGTTATTCATGAGCGCaacccatccgggtactttgcccaaacgatgccggccccgcccctttctgggtgaaatcattccatctgaatgaatgtctttaccgatttaaagtcttaaaaaatgaaaaccgtaATTTAAAACTGCAAGTATGAGCCTAAATCTGATgaccagtgatgtaaacatttaaaatatgacatttctgaacagagatTGGCATCATAACGATATAAAATTAACCATGTACGTGAGTGTCTGTTCAATCTCTCTccgtcaaactgctcaaacgaatcatcagaggaaactgactttaaacacctgatgagtaattattaaccgtgttacctgagagggatctttatttttaaataatatgtatTTGTAATAGTTTCTAACAGTGTTCATAGCTGTATGGATTGGTTACAGAcgtttattttagagaaaaggggacataaactctgagttatcagctgatttagaaaagaataacacatgtaaagtcacctggatgatattaaaacattttgtattcatacgtgagtgtaaataatgatgagtgggGCGAGACGAGGTGTTATATCGAGCTGgagaactttttattttgacatttatttattaataagaGGATTTGATGTAGTGTTTCTtcgtttagagacattttcaccaacatGTTTATGTGACGTGACAGTTGAAACATTGTTAATACattagtgaatgaatgtgtgaagaatctgtTAACACACTTCTCTTCTGCTTTAAAGCAGGAACATGACAGTGGTCCCAC includes these proteins:
- the numa1 gene encoding nuclear mitotic apparatus protein 1, whose protein sequence is MTINLGIKALLGWVNNIKLSDRELTIDDLQDGTILLKIIFMLKKESGTSFSSCIDDNFRLIADFIERDCRFSGTKGTSLSWDSIRDGVNLTIEIAKVLLLLVYHDIMNDRCTVNMLDCDVEREIANLTTSFVMESDGCVNLSNGLDAYLARRYLPVSREVFEQSATTSSVSTCTSSVSSLSDDESPMFFRKQKITFVDMQTVASSSVSKSPLQDIMNTPKFQLRKVQRQMIKERDYRDGLERELASKLALISQRESQINQLQYRLDKLKGEQGDQEQAIRDKINEFEDRNNTLQMRLNEMMKQNKDFKSTSSLMERKVDELTEENGVLSSQMRAVCSQLAVYEAEVGRLSESQASTQEEWRSKEIHLESELNEVTAQKELLTEQIQILHGKISCLEDEISRATQEEVGENMGPVIEREKFETEINSLRSELESTVDSLKKAEEDVHAKAQQLSEYQQEISQQKDLLKQQKAKTEEMLEAKDEILDRLQKQITEQRAVLQEEIQDLKLQLQQAEQQNIEQISRLQTQITACEQDVEKLKEIKKEKEDLLQQTEERVKDLETKLSAASSLLADKEQHITGLREEIDILTDETKTSKNEIQAKEEKLAELLLEKSSEQEILNNKIQTLTAKMEELSSTLKLAEQEIQLKQNLLTKTQEENIQQREGLQKQIITCEEEVQRLTQEIQVKNDQLVVLRNDSSRQSELLEQEIIGLKGQLESLNESFRKAEGQVQAQEVLLNKQEEESAHQAELLKQQLSASEERIENMKEEIRTKEEQMNTLKKQSSEQSEELHQEIQDLKKEFETLSSSLAKAEENLQSKENLFAEQQLQRTQDIETLQMQMKASQDEVKRLTADIHVKEKKLILQQTESSSHSEGLQDVIQTLRDQVQSLNESQKTTMEHLQAKGDLLSQKETEISQEKDTFQNMMKTCEEDIRGLREQIQTKDDQLATLKQEGSKQSDKLQEEIKCLSKQLADMGESLTKAEEQVHTQVAVLSKQEEENAHQMQHLSASEEEVRKMKLEIQAKEEQMTLLETESSEQKEQLNQGMQDLKKQVENLCSTLGEAEGNLQSKENLFAEQQLQSTQAMEALQTQMVASQDEVKRLNLEILAKEEQRILLKTESSSHSEGLQNVIQTLRDQVQSLNESQKTTMEQLQAKGDLLSQKETEISQEKDTFQNMMKTCEEDIRGLREQIQTKDDQLTTLKQEGAKQSDKLQEEIKCLSKQLADMGESFTKAEEQVHTQVAVLSKQEEENAHQMQRLSASEEEVRKMKLEIQAKEEQMTLLETESSEQNEILNQGIQDLKKQVENLCSTLGEAEGNLQSKENLFAEQQLRSTQAMEALQTQMVASQDEVKRLNAEILAKEEQRILLKTESSSHSEGLQQEIENLSQQIKTVTTTLELAKDQVQAKEDMMAKQEQESTLQIEALRKHISLLEGEVNQLREEMQTKKAEVEILKTQSCKESQELQDEIQTLQVQVQSLTESLKTSMEQLHAKEHLLTQKEMEISDASCKFQNMVKTCEEEIRGLSEQIRTKDEQLTTVKQEGSKHSDMLKQEMECLKNQLADMGESLSKAEEQVETQLTVLSKKEEEIARHKELLLASEEKARKIKEEVQSKEQQMMQLKTESSEQSDLSHQEILTLKTQLETLGSSLTKTNEDIRSKEDRLARQQLENTQQKEALQGLQEKVKQVEILQEQMNSREEEIHKLRESQSEKESLLLRAEEKLQILETELSAANTLLSDKDQNLVTLREEVAAQANLVQKTKEESEANDKRMAEIKGESSRQTDFLQHEIQDLKGDLETITQKLLAKEQMLHETQQEASRQIEVLQKQLVSVKTETNAAQELQVETVKEKEALVQEKEALMSRILQAEMGRKVLETQLEATERENLASRKLESALQKELELLKLEKDKLLKEREKADEAEMLRRDLQEQLSAKTEAVEHYKAQMEKAVSFYNGKKQLLQESQDQVAELKNSLEGKEREVKAVTVENKILQLDLEKVQNNEKKMSSKVASLEAQLAFADRNLRAQNKIHGTERSATEPCYLEIPSGHSSVHTRAEVRRVMSSDSLDQSSLEDSLNTTRKLSAPGESSTPLVRSSERLASKRQGLQAESLETLYFTPINNKQINRTGTEHRMEFDSSCKNPTSSVKRRRTTQVINITLTKKTPGGSGDGDETFYSLASARSQPNLSGAHSARPVSTELFETPAKMTGAASDQLIGLPGYRRSTIHSQPTGTFCVGAENEPDGGPDDWMRLAELQARNKACLPHLKSSYPLEFDAGNVGPYRFTDEELRMGDPSDTIRRASMMPGQLQDSLTSHRHSIMLGHSAAAANTRSHRLSLMPGQLPSRTVSSSQLRSPNGSKRSASTLSVHQMSPEKKVKASCFPRPLTPKNKNVINGSSSSQLRPALSPADRRESMMFSIENTPKNSSYLKKGLNKLRGSTRKSPGKSSKKSPAQTSSRKGQENKPSGNPRARVGGAGRLGSFKSPQVATKGQRKSPRATSSTAKSPGLTSSARKMMSRMKV